In a single window of the Prochlorococcus marinus str. AS9601 genome:
- a CDS encoding thioredoxin family protein produces MVRTNSMDLELGFQLPHFEMLNANSLKNEYFNSHNLDNRHLLLMFICAHCPFVKYIENQIFILSKEIENKVQTVAISSNDIVTHPSDSPKNLKLQAQTQGWSFPYLYDENQNFAKKLKAACTPDFYLFSNEGDGDFLLYYHGQLDDSRPGNNIPLSGKDLRSAVKDLNQDNSYPSNQMPSLGCNIKWTPGKEPSWFK; encoded by the coding sequence ATGGTAAGAACAAATTCTATGGATTTGGAATTAGGTTTTCAATTACCGCATTTTGAAATGTTAAATGCTAATTCCTTAAAAAATGAATATTTTAATTCTCATAATCTAGATAATAGGCATTTACTTTTAATGTTTATTTGTGCCCATTGCCCATTTGTTAAATATATTGAGAATCAAATTTTCATCTTAAGTAAAGAAATTGAAAATAAAGTTCAAACAGTTGCAATTTCTAGTAATGATATTGTCACTCATCCTTCAGATTCTCCTAAAAATTTGAAATTACAAGCACAAACACAAGGATGGAGTTTTCCTTATCTATATGATGAAAATCAAAATTTTGCTAAGAAATTAAAAGCGGCTTGTACTCCAGATTTTTATCTTTTTTCAAATGAAGGAGATGGTGATTTTTTATTGTATTATCATGGCCAATTAGACGATAGTAGACCAGGTAATAATATCCCTCTATCTGGAAAAGATTTGCGCTCTGCTGTAAAAGATTTAAATCAAGATAATTCTTATCCTTCAAATCAGATGCCTTCTTTAGGTTGCAATATAAAATGGACTCCTGGTAAAGAACCAAGTTGGTTTAAATGA